Proteins from one Meriones unguiculatus strain TT.TT164.6M chromosome 10, Bangor_MerUng_6.1, whole genome shotgun sequence genomic window:
- the Crnn gene encoding cornulin, producing the protein MPQLLQNIHGIIEAFRCYARSEGGCKVLTRGELKTLLEHEFADVIVKPHDPATVDEVLCLLDEDNTGTVEFKEFLVLVFKVARACFETLNERPRGVCMSDKSETCCPVSSKELEQGQRGATGVSKDGTEQCCEDRYGQRDQASRGQVRVGTHTHGQDSYPTQVSSHDRQAESQSQQIQMTGQLEQTQGIEDKSCTKERRSEQQSQISQQTDDITAGTTTQTQAGTFPTQESTSDQNRGSNSQDRSQADQASTQHYQTQAGFHPQIHAQMVEQGWRQQTGNGIIQTQRSIYDQNRKTETHGQDRNQERQATKVHWQTQEESYTQTHAQTVEQGRSQQAENSSIEMPGSICGQNRETEIHQQDSSQAGQVGIGHYQTQAGSYTQTLEHYGSQSTSQVWDQEKGQTQIQSCEGQSWTPVSNYDTGEPVLGGQVQSETNTVKERQEWRSNHPSLTGGQEERVPTVVREEWVNDHTRELVIQSQDLGSLNSGAPSAEGQDTAQMKEKK; encoded by the exons ATGCCTCAGTTGCTGCAAAACATTCATGGGATCATCGAAGCCTTTCGGTGCTACGCCAGGTCAGAGGGTGGCTGCAAAGTGCTCACGCGGGGGGAGCTGAAGACCCTCCTCGAACATGAGTTTGCCGACGTCATAGTG AAGCCCCATGATCCTGCGACTGTAGACGAAGTTTTGTGCCTGTTGGATGAAGATAACACAGGGACTGTAGAGTTCAAGGAATTCCTGGTATTAGTGTTTAAAGTTGCTCGCGCCTGCTTTGAGACACTGAATGAGCGTCCTAGAGGCGTTTGCATGTCCGACAAGTCTGAAACCTGCTGTCCTGTATCATCAAAAGAGCTGGAGCAAGGCCAGAGAGGGGCCACTGGAGTGTCAAAGGATGGAACTGAGCAGTGCTGTGAGGACAGATATGGACAGAGAGATCAGGCTTCTAGAGGACAGGTTAGGGTGGGGACACACACCCATGGCCAGGACAGTTACCCTACACAGGTCAGTAGTCATGACAGGCAGGCTGAGTCTCAGAGCCAGCAAATACAAATGACAGGACAGCTGGAGCAGACCCAGGGAATAGAAGACAAGAGTTGCACCAAAGAGAGGAGGTCAGAGCAGCAGTCACAAATTAGCCAACAGACAGATGATATCACAGCTGGAACCACAACTCAGACTCAAGCAGGTACCTTCCCCACACAGGAGTCCACCAGTGACCAGAACAGAGGGTCTAATAGCCAAGACAGGAGCCAGGCAGACCAAGCTTCTACACAACACTACCAGACACAGGCAGGATTTCATCCTCAGATACATGCTCAGATGGTAGAACAGGGTTGGAGACAGCAGACAGGAAATGGCATCATCCagacacagagatccatctaTGACCAGAACAGAAagactgagactcatggccaagaTAGGAACCAGGAAAGGCAAGCTACTAAAGTACATTGGCAAACACAGGAAGAGTCATATACTCAGACACATGCCCAGACAGTGGAACAAGGCAGGAGCCAGCAGGCAGAAAATAGCAGCATTGAGATGCCTGGGTCCATCTGTGGCCAAAACAGAGAGACTGAGATCCATCAGCAAGATAGCAGTCAGGCAGGCCAAGTGGGGATAGGACACTACCAGACACAGGCAGGATCATATACTCAGACTTTGGAGCATTATGGAAGCCAGTCCACAAGTCAAGTATGGGATCAAGAAAAGGGACAAACCCAAATACAGTCATGTGAAGGACAAAGCTGGACACCAGTAAGCAACTATGATACAGGAGAGCCAGTTCTAGGAGGACAGGTCCAGTCTGAGACAAACACTGtgaaagaaagacaagaatggAGGAGCAATCACCCAAGTCTGACAGgagggcaggaagagagagtacCCACCGTGGTTAGAGAGGAGTGGGTCAATGATCACACAAGGGAACTAGTGATCCAAAGCCAGGATCTAGGCAGCCTGAACTCTGGTGCTCCTTCAGCTGAAGGCCAGGATACAGCACagatgaaggaaaagaaatga